In Alligator mississippiensis isolate rAllMis1 chromosome 10, rAllMis1, whole genome shotgun sequence, one DNA window encodes the following:
- the EXOC3L1 gene encoding exocyst complex component 3-like protein: protein MGMSAEEEDSSSPKDEEWPEVEKAEKLARGAALKWASGVFYHPDKLEGLGHYWRRETQRNNSIQSRLKSTVQSYLEGVSAGLEQLCMATDEVQSVCQDLGTVQWNLLGSAECFQNLEQLRAVMTDHVQLGLVVQSLPQLVSVHELLSQTLHLLHDQHLLEAHAGLMVLERLRDNTLSQLHHSDLLNAQDLDIVETYFSGLQKVNEELTRQLWNIIGRSMKLVHEDPALFVSAVRIIEREENIDALFLDTRSHHFLPPGRPKSWRQKFYQVLQETITVAHFQASHADMKGPGMARHLAALQSNILAELCVVKDLMVQCCPVHYNILNVCTIMYHQGLSSHLQDILSWDLDKQEIFIVLDWVLHVYHSPEMMSHPDLLPEVDVSTLGPLVPPEVVDHMERKYVVKVRGNMTEWMQRTLEVEYKEWFREEEPEMDHQGFFQSALPVIIMQMLNENIRVASLITDSLQQKVYTMAMDELETFLTRLREALVEYGKEHQRDRAKPKYYVPYLLAVLNNNMVLSSSICSLHPNGDLLSEPREIPTSIKAALDRTQKKACQLLLEELLVDLQPLYMQLPSRKWLSGSQLVNSTCEVIDKYVRDFARVRKPIFKLLLSESEHLVMSQYLRALMQKKLVCKSEEERSQFSHRLLQDATQLGDLFHSLGLDKSEQTIEVIVALQELIRLKDPALLSLEVLGFVTKYPDISDEHVSALLDLRGDVSKEVRNMVMEMMAQNPQALPENYQPIFSNILVPGPELAFCLRKGKCA, encoded by the exons ATGGGCATGTCTGCGGAGGAAGAGGACTCCAGCAGCCCTAAAG ATGAGGAATGGCCAGAAgtggagaaggctgagaagttgGCAAGAGGAGCTGCCTTGAAATGGGCTTCTGGGGTATTTTACCACCCAGACAAGTTGGAGGGTCTTGGGCACTATTGGAGGCGGGAAACGCAGCGGAACAACTCCATCCAATCCCGGCTAAAG TCGACTGTCCAGTCCTACCTGGAGGGGGTAAGTGCAGGCCTGGAACAGCTGTGCATGGCTACTGATGAAGTGCAGAGCGTGTGTCAAGATCTGGGGACAGTGCAGTGGAACCTCTTGGGCAGTGCTGAGTGTTTCCAAAACCTTGAGCAGCTGCGAGCTGTGATGACAGACCATGTGCAGCTGGGCTTGGTGGTGCAGTCTCTTCCTCAGCTGGTCTCAG TACATGAGCTCCTTTCTCAGACCCTCCATCTCCTTCATGATCAGCATCTCCTGGAAGCCCATGCTGGGCTCATGGTCCTAGAGCGTCTTCGTGATAATACCCTCTCCCAGCTGCATCACAGCGACCTCTTGAATGCCCAGGATCTGGACATTGTGGAGACCTACTTCAGTGGCCTGCAGAAGGTGAATGAGGAGCTGACCCGGCAGCTGTGGAATATCATTGGCAGGAGCATGAAGCTTGTACATGAGGACCCAGCCCTCTTTGTCTCTGCTGTGCGGATTATTGAGAGAGAAGAGAACATTGATGCCCTGTTCCTGGACACCCGCTCCCACCACTTCCTTCCCCCAGGACGCCCCAAAAGTTGGAGGCAGAAGTTCTACCAGGTCCTTCAGGAAACCATCACTGTTGCCCATTTTCAGGCCAGTCATGCAGACATGAAGGGCCCAGGGATGGCTAGGCACCTAGCTGCTCTGCAGAGCAACatcctggcagagctgtgtgtggtGAAGGACCTGATGGTGCAGTGCTGTCCTGTGCACTACAATATCCTGAATGTCTGCACCATCATGTACCATCAGGGCCTGTCCAGTCACCTGCAGGACATCCTCAGTTGGGACCTAGACAAACAAGAGATCTTCATCGTCCTTGACTGGGTTCTGCATGTGTACCACAG CCCAGAAATGATGAGTCACCCTGACCTTCTTCCTGAGGTGGATGTATCAACTCTGGGCCCCCTGGTTCCTCCTGAGGTGGTGGATCACATGGAGAGGAAATACGTGGTGAAAGTCAGA GGTAATATGACTGAGTGGATGCAAAGGACACTTGAGGTGGAATACAAAGAGTGGTTCAGGGAAGAGGAACCAGAAATGGATCATCAGGGCTTCTTCCAGTCTGCCTTGCCAGTCATTATCATGCAG ATGCTGAATGAGAATATCCGGGTGGCCTCTCTGATCACAGACTCTCTCCAGCAGAAGGTTTACACCATGGCCATGGATGAGCTGGAGACCTTCCTGACCAG GTTGCGAGAGGCCCTGGTGGAGTATGGGAAGGAGCACCAGCGAGACCGGGCCAAACCTAAGTATTACGTCCCCTACCTCCTGGCTGTGCTCAACAACAACATGGTGCTCAG CTCTTCCATCTGCTCTCTGCACCCCAATGGTGACTTGCTATCTGAACCCAGGGAGATCCCTACCTCCATCAAGGCAGCACTGGACAGGACCCAGAAGAAAGCTTGCCAGCTgttgctggaggagctgctggtggATCTACAG CCCCTGTATATGCAGCTGCCTTCTCGCAAGTGGCTGTCTGGGTCCCAGCTGGTGAACAGCACGTGTGAGGTGATAGACAAGTATGTGAGAGACTTCGCCAGAGTCAGGAAACCCATCTTCAAG CTCCTGCTGTCAGAGAGTGAGCACTTAGTTATGAGTCAGTACCTCCGGGCACTCATGCAGAAGAAGTTGGTGTGCAAGAGTGAGGAGGAGAGGAGCCAGTTCTCTCATCGGCTGCTCCAGGATGCTACACAGCTTGGGGACCTGTTCCACTCACTG GGCCTGGACAAGAGTGAACAGACCATTGAGGTGATAGTTGCGCTCCAGGAACTCATCCGCCTCAAGGACCCAGCATTGCTCAGTCTGGAGGTCTTGGGCTTTGTGACAAAATACCCTGACATCAG CGATGAACATGTGTCAGCCctgctggatctccgaggcgatGTCTCCAAAGAGGTCCGGAACATGGTGATGGAGATGATGGCACAAAATCCGCAAGCCCTGCCTGAAAACTACCAGCCAATCTTCAGTAACATCCTGGTCCCAGGTCCAGAGCTGGCTTTCTGCCTTCGCAAGGGCAAGTGTGCCTGA